The Candidatus Omnitrophota bacterium genomic sequence CCTTACATGGATACCGGAGACCCGGTAGTGGTGATTAATGCAGCAAAGATCAGGGTCACTGGCAATAAGATGGAAGATAAGCTTTATAAGCGTTATTCCGGTTATCCCAGCGGGTTAAAAGAGCAAAATTTGAAGTCATTAATGGAAAAAAAGCCCCAAGACGTTATTTATCATGCAGTTAGAGGAATGCTGCCCCATAACAAACTAGGCAGAAAGCTGATTAAAAAGTTAAAGGTTTACGGAGGGCCTAAGCATTTTCAGCAGGCCCAGAGTCCGAAAGTTTTGGAGGTATAAAGTGGCAGAGAATATATATTGGAGTACTGGCAGGAGAAAAAAAGCTGTAGCCAGAGTTAAACTTTTTAGCGGTAGTGGCGTGTTCAGTGTTAATAAAGAGCCATTAGAAAAGTATTTTCCAATAGAAACCCTTCGTACGCTTATTAAACAACCGTTACTCCTTACAAAATCTATAGATAAGTATGATATGATAATTAACGTCAAAGGAGGCGGTATCAGCGGCCAAGCAGGGGCTGTTCGCCATGGTATTGCCCGGGCTTTGGTTGAGGCCGATACAGGATTAAAGCAGACCTTACGCAGTCTTGGTTTTGTAACCCGTGACTCCCGTATGAAAGAGCGCAAGAAATACGGACAGAAAGGAGCCAGGAGAAAGTTTCAATTTACGAAGCGTTAATATTAACGATAATTAACTGAGATAAAATAACTAAGACCTATTTTGCTTGGCCTGTTTTTCGGGTTGACAAAATAGGTTTTTTATTTTATAGTAATGAGTTATAGTAAATAAACTAAGTGAGAGGAGAAGCCTGATGCTTAAAGTTGCTATTGTGGGAGCTACTGGATATACCGGTGAAGAGCTGGTCAAGATTCTTATTGACCATCCTGAGGCAGAGATAACCTCTCTTACCGCTAAAATAGACCAGGCCTGCAGGATTTCGGATGTCTTTCCCAGGTTTTGCGGAAAAATAGACCTGGAGTGCGCTAATTTAGAAGATATTGCTGAGGTAGCTTCTAAGAGCCAGGTAGTTTTTTTAGCCTTGCCTCACCGGGTCTCGATGAGCATTGCCCCGGAATTTTTGAAATTAGGCAAAAGGGTGATAGATCTAAGCGCTGATTATAGACTAAGGGATATCGCACTCTATGAACAGTGGTATAAGGCCAGACATAGTAGTCCTTCTCTGGCAGAAGAAGCTGTTTACGGTTTACCCGAATTATATCGGGAAGAAATAAAAAAGGCCAAACTGATTGCTAATCCCGGTTGTTATCCTACCGGTATTATTCTTGCCCTGGCCCCGCTTCTTGAAAAAGGCCTTATTGACCATTCAGACATAATTATTGATTCTAAAACAGGTTTGACCGGTGCAGGAAGAAAAGCAGCAATTGAACTGCATTTTTCAGAGATAACCGAAAATTTCAAGGCCTATAAGATTAATCAACATCAGCATTTACCGGAAATAAACCAGGAATTGACAAAACTGGCCAAACACCCTGTTAAAATAACCTTTGTTCCTCACCTGGCTCCGATAAACAGGGGAATATTGAGCACGATCTATCTTAACGAGACCAAAAAGACGGCATTGAAAGATTTGCTTGATATATTTAAGAACTTTTATAAAAATGAGCCGTTTGTAAGGATCAAGGCTGAGGGCCAATCACCTCAGCTTAAAGAGGTTGTTGAGACTAATTTTTGCAATATTGGTATCTGGGCCAGCCAAGACAGTAGGCGGATAATAATAATTTCAGCTATAGATAATCTGGGCAAAGGCGCTGCCGGTCAGGCTGTCCAGAATATGAATATAATGTTTGGATTTCAAGAAACCGCGGGGTTAATTTAGCGATTAGGAATAAATAGAAGGTGGTTAAGCCACAGGATGACGATGGAGATACGATGACGGTGAACATGAAAATAATTAATGGCGGGGTAACCGCTCCCCGGGGATTTAAGGCCAGCGGGATCAATTGCGGGCTTAAAAAAAAAGGTAAAGATTTAGCCCTGATCTATTCGGATATCCCGGCAGAGGCCAGCGCTTTGTTCACTACTAATAAGATTCAAGCAGCGCCGGTCAAAATCAGTAAAAAGAATTTAAAACACGGGCTTATCCAGGCTATTTTAATAAATAGCGGCAATGCAAACAGCTGTACTGGGAAAAAAGGCTTAAGAGCAGCTGGCAGGCTTGATTCCAGCGCAGCCCTGAAATTAGGAATAAAAAGCAAATCTGTGCTTCTGGCGTCAACCGGCATTATCGGTAAGGCCCTGGATGCCGGTAAAATAGAGAAGGCTATGCCGGAGCTAATAAGGCAGTTAAGTTATAAAGGCAGTAATTCAGCCGGCAGGGCGATTATGACTACAGACACTGTTCCTAAACAGATAGCTCTAAAAATAAAGATCAAAGCCAGGCCGGTTACTATCGGCGCTATAGCCAAAGGCGCGGGCATGATCTCACCCAAACTGGCAACCATGCTTGTTTTTATTGCTACAGACGTAAATATTTCTAACTCAGCCTTAACCGCGGCGTTAAAAGAATCAATAGCTAATTCATTCAACCTGATTACTGTTGACGGCGATATGAGCACCAATGATACGGTTTTTATCCTGGCCAATGGATTAGCCGGAAACCCAAAGATAACCAGGAAGGACAGCGATTTTTATGTTTTTCAGAAAGGTTTAAATTTTGCGGCCAGCAGTCTGGCTAAGATGATAGTCAAAGATGGAGAAGGGGTAACTAAATTTATTGAAGTTATTGTCAAGGGCGGGCAAACAAAGAGGGATACCAAAAACGCAGCGTTTAAGATAGCCAATTCCCTTTTAGTAAAAACAGCTCTAGGCGGAAACGATCCTAACTGGGGAAGGGTGGTGTCTAGCCTGGGAAGTTCGGGAGCAAATCTTAAAGAAAATCTGCTCGATATCTATTTTGATAATCTAAAGGTGCTTTCTAAGGGCCGGCCGGTTACGGGCAATAGAAAAAGATTGAAAAAGATACTCAGCGGGAAGGAAGTGACGCTTTCAGTAGATCTTAACTCTGGTAAACATCAAACCACGGTCTGGACCGGAGATTTGTCCAGTGAGTATATCAGGATAAACAGGGGCTATGGAAAAAATCATTGAAAAAGCCGATGTTTTGATCGAGGCACTCCCTTATATCAAGACTTTTAAACAAAAAGTAGTGGTGATCAAGTTCGGCGGAAGTATGCTGCTGAACGATGATGTTCGAACAGGGATTTTACAGGACATGGTATTCTTAAGTTTCGTAGGAATTAGGCCTGTCCTGGTTCACGGCGGAGGACCGATAATAAACCAGAGGATGAAGGCTTCCGGCATCCAACCGCAATTTGTTGATGGTTTGAGGGTAACCAACAAGAAAAGTGTTCCGATAGCAATAGAGGCGCTTTCTGATTTAAACAAACAGATCGTAAAGGAGATCAGGCAGTTAGGGGGGGAAACCAAGGGTTTAGATGAAACCCGGAAAATTTTAAAGGTCAAAAGACATGGTTTATTTAAGACCATTGGTTATGTCGGCGAGATATCCCTGGTAGATAAGAGGCCGATAATCAAATTGATAAACCGGGGATGTATTCCAATAATAGCGCCGGTAGGCGTAATACAAAGCGGCAAAACCAATTATAATATTAACGCTGATGATGTCAGCGCGCATATTGCCTGCTCACTGAAGGCGGAAAAACTTGTTTTATTAACCAATGTTAGCGGTATAATCAGAAATACTGAACAAGGCGGCTCATTGATTTCCACCCTGCATGTTAGCGAGGTGGAAACCCTAATTTCTCACAAGATTATTCAGGGAGGGATGATTCCCAAGATCAAAGCAGCTATGTTAAGTCTGGAGTCAGGTGTTAAAAAAGTTCACATTATTGACGGCAGAATTAAACATTCTCTCTTGCTGGAGATTTTTACTGATAAAGGGATAGGAACTGAGATTGTGAGGGATAAATGAAGACTAAAGAAGTAACGGATCTCTACGGTAAATATGTAGTGCCCACTTATACCCAAAGTCCATTGGTGTTGGTGAGGGGCAAGGGATTAATGGTTTGGGATATTGAGGGGAAACAGTATTTAGACTTTTTCCCCGGCTGGGCAGTCAGCGGGTTGGGCCATTGCCATCCAATGGTAGTAAATGCCGTTAAAGACCAATGTAAAAGGATGATTCACATTTCTAATAATTATTATAACCATTTGCAGGCTAAATTAGCCGGGGTGATATCAAAAAGTTCATTCGGGGGAAAGGTTTTCTTTTGTAACAGCGGAGCCGAGGCAAATGAGGCAGCGATTAAATTTGCCAGGATATATGGGGGCTCAGGCAGATTCGAAATAATAACTATGAAAAACTCATTCCACGGCAGGACACTGGCTACCGT encodes the following:
- the argB gene encoding acetylglutamate kinase, yielding MEKIIEKADVLIEALPYIKTFKQKVVVIKFGGSMLLNDDVRTGILQDMVFLSFVGIRPVLVHGGGPIINQRMKASGIQPQFVDGLRVTNKKSVPIAIEALSDLNKQIVKEIRQLGGETKGLDETRKILKVKRHGLFKTIGYVGEISLVDKRPIIKLINRGCIPIIAPVGVIQSGKTNYNINADDVSAHIACSLKAEKLVLLTNVSGIIRNTEQGGSLISTLHVSEVETLISHKIIQGGMIPKIKAAMLSLESGVKKVHIIDGRIKHSLLLEIFTDKGIGTEIVRDK
- the argC gene encoding N-acetyl-gamma-glutamyl-phosphate reductase; translation: MLKVAIVGATGYTGEELVKILIDHPEAEITSLTAKIDQACRISDVFPRFCGKIDLECANLEDIAEVASKSQVVFLALPHRVSMSIAPEFLKLGKRVIDLSADYRLRDIALYEQWYKARHSSPSLAEEAVYGLPELYREEIKKAKLIANPGCYPTGIILALAPLLEKGLIDHSDIIIDSKTGLTGAGRKAAIELHFSEITENFKAYKINQHQHLPEINQELTKLAKHPVKITFVPHLAPINRGILSTIYLNETKKTALKDLLDIFKNFYKNEPFVRIKAEGQSPQLKEVVETNFCNIGIWASQDSRRIIIISAIDNLGKGAAGQAVQNMNIMFGFQETAGLI
- the rplM gene encoding 50S ribosomal protein L13 → MAKTYVAKEKDIKRKWHLIDAEGRILGRLACRIASILRGKDKAIFTPYMDTGDPVVVINAAKIRVTGNKMEDKLYKRYSGYPSGLKEQNLKSLMEKKPQDVIYHAVRGMLPHNKLGRKLIKKLKVYGGPKHFQQAQSPKVLEV
- the argJ gene encoding bifunctional glutamate N-acetyltransferase/amino-acid acetyltransferase ArgJ is translated as MVKPQDDDGDTMTVNMKIINGGVTAPRGFKASGINCGLKKKGKDLALIYSDIPAEASALFTTNKIQAAPVKISKKNLKHGLIQAILINSGNANSCTGKKGLRAAGRLDSSAALKLGIKSKSVLLASTGIIGKALDAGKIEKAMPELIRQLSYKGSNSAGRAIMTTDTVPKQIALKIKIKARPVTIGAIAKGAGMISPKLATMLVFIATDVNISNSALTAALKESIANSFNLITVDGDMSTNDTVFILANGLAGNPKITRKDSDFYVFQKGLNFAASSLAKMIVKDGEGVTKFIEVIVKGGQTKRDTKNAAFKIANSLLVKTALGGNDPNWGRVVSSLGSSGANLKENLLDIYFDNLKVLSKGRPVTGNRKRLKKILSGKEVTLSVDLNSGKHQTTVWTGDLSSEYIRINRGYGKNH
- the rpsI gene encoding 30S ribosomal protein S9 codes for the protein MAENIYWSTGRRKKAVARVKLFSGSGVFSVNKEPLEKYFPIETLRTLIKQPLLLTKSIDKYDMIINVKGGGISGQAGAVRHGIARALVEADTGLKQTLRSLGFVTRDSRMKERKKYGQKGARRKFQFTKR